AATCCAATAAGCCCATATTCTACAGTTATACGCAATGACTCATTAAAAGCAAGATGAGTACTTCCTGCCAGTCTTCGTTCTTCAGGAGACGCAAATGATTTCATATAGTCCGCTTGGTAATATAGATAATTTGCAGCAAAACCACCTTTTCCAAATCCTGTTAAGGGTTTATCATGTATCATTCTACAACTTATCTTCCATACCAGAAAGCGTCCATTAGCCGACTGTGGCTTTAGTTTATATAGCATTCCGATAGAAATCAAAATTACAAGTAATACCCCTGCTGAATAGTATAGCTTTATCTTTCTTCCCTTCCCATTATTCCTCAATTTTAGATACAAACAATATAAGACAGATGCAAGCAGTGCCAAATAGGCAGCACGAGCATAGGTTAATATTAAAAGAGGGATACAAAATAGAACAACTGTAATTATGAATACCAGAAAGAATTTATGATTCATCAGTGATCTATAAAACAGTATAATACTGTTTAGAGCTATACTCAACAACAGGCTTAGCATAATAGCAAATACTGCCGGATTATGAAACGGGCCTGTTATGAGAAAATATTCACTATTAGAAGGGATATATTCAAAATATTGCAAATATCCCCATATCGTAAGTAAAACAGCAGCACCCAGCAAACTTTTAAAGATAATAATATAATGTATTTGCTGCAGCAAATGACTAGCAATAAATAAAGACAATAAACATAAATATCCTATGTTCCATATAGTATTCAGATGTAAAAAGTCTATTACATAAAGTAACAAAAACAGGAAGCAAAATATATTTAATCTAGAAAATTTGATATCTTTTTGAGGTGCAATAAAACATAAAAAACTTATTATAAGAGAAATTCCAGCCATTCCAAAAACTGCAAATGTTTTGGGATGATTGAATACCTCGACTGGTATACCGGCTACAGACATAATTATCAGTAAACCTAACAACAATGAGATTAAGTAATTTATTTTGCTTTTCATTTTATATTAACTACAATAATACAGTATCGATATGCAAAAAATATTGTTTTCCATCAATATAGAAGAAAGGAAGTTCCTCTTTGCCTTCTGTCAAATTCCGCAGCCAATACAAGGTAGCTACAGGAACATTTTCAAAATCCAAATATTGATGTTCTGCCCGTAATACTTTATGTTCTTTCCATTCACCATCGTAATAAAGAAGCATATAACTATTACCGGGAACAATCATATTATTGGCATTGCGAGGCACAAAACGGATACTTGTTATTTGTACAGGTGTTTTAAAATCCATGCCAATACTTGCTGCGCCGACATACGTATTATAATTATTATCAAAAGCATATTCGGGTTTACTGCCTGTCCGTATCGGAACTCCATTTATACGATAGAGTTGACACGATTTTTGCCGTACCAATTCTTCTTCTGAGAAAACAGGCAAAGCCGTAGGAATTGCACAATTATGATTTGGAGAATAATTTCCAAGAAATTCCATATGTGCAATATTTACAGGTTCACTATTGGAAGTGCAAAAGCGATAATAGCGATATTGCTTACAATTCTCAAAAGCAATTTCTTGTAAATAAGGTACAGGCATCTCCTTTATGGTGCAAAGTGTATCATATTCCCCTCGCTCTTGATTACCTCCCAGTAGGCAAGCACCATTCAATTTTTCATAAAAAGTTTTCATTCTTCTTTTTTGTGGATACTTGCGTAGCAAATGCATCCTGATTTTTTGAGAAGTATCACAATTCAATGTCAAATACTTTAAATCGGACCATTTTGTCTGTTTGTCAAATGATAGTTTTCCATCAACTACAGACACATCTACTACATTCCGGGGTAATTCATTCGTTGTTAAAGGTTCAGGTATATCTTTTAATTTTGAGGATGAATAAATGATAAATGGTTCAGCTATAGGCAGCATATTGTCTGCATCATAACAAACCGGAAAAAACAGAGTATTTAAAGGAACTTGTTCGAAGATAATCTCATGTTTTGAATGATCTATTTTCCCCCAACCTACCGGAACTAATTTATTATCGACAGTAAACATCGCTAAATAAGCTATGTTATTATGGCTATCTACCTTAAAGGGTAATCGTAAAGTTATTGTCTGATGATATCTGAATGTTTGATCACTAAGTAGTGGAGTCTTAAAACTTTCTGGAATAAATTCATCTTCATCAGCCCAAAAGTAAGGAGTATTTTTTTGTGCTCCATAGGTCTTACGGTATACCTTTCCTGCATATTTAATATCACTTTCCCAATCTTCTCTGATATTATTATCTGGTGCGGTATAAGGTTGTAATATGCCAATGGAGTCAGGAGAAACACACCAAAAATGTCGATTATCCCGATCGGTCCATTTAGGGGTAAATTCGTATATCGTTGGAATGCCGCAAGCACGAAGCACATTACAACTCCAATTTGTCATATTATGACAATCCATTTTAAATTTTGGCACAAACAGATCATAGATACCTAAATGTCCTTTAGGTTTTGTATGATGATTTATCCATCTACATTTATCTACATAAATTTTATAGTGTTCAATTTGTGTACGGATAGAAGCAGTGTCCACTAATAAACTCTCGTACATTTTACGTATTTCACTACGTTTATGCACTAGATACTCATTCGTTGTTCGATACGGAAGAATGAATTCTTTAAAAAAATCAAAATCTTTTCGATAGTCATATTCATTTGCCTCCCAAATTTTAATCGCCTCCTCAATATTATCTATTAAAAAGTCCGACTTAACAGTTTGCAAATCAGAAAGGTGAACACCTGACTTAATTTGTGGAGCTGGCAATGTATTAAAAATATCACCTAAAGTCAAACGCAAAGAATCATATTCTCGTCCCTTATATTCTTTCTGTTCGTTTAGAGGTATTTTGCTAAAAATACCTCTATAAAGAGAATCTGTATGTATAAAATAGCTATTATACAAACTGTCTAATACAATTTCATCTTTACTTTCGTGGTATTGCATATTGGTTATTAGAAAACATGCTGATTCATAAGCCACTTTACCTCGGTCTTTAAAATGATCAAGAACAGCTTCAAGTTCAGAACGGTTATTGCCTGCTAATACCAGTGCTTCTTCCAAATCTGACGAACGGAAATTACAAGATGTTAGGACAAATAACAATATGCCCCATAAACGTATTAATTTCATGATATGGAAATTTATTTCAGAATATTATTGGTCTATACTAAATTCTCCCCATAAAAAGAAATATATAGAATTTATCATAATCTGATATTCCCCTTTATTTTTCGTGTTTATATCAATTATTATATCAGGTTGATTATGATTCTCAGCATATATGTATTTGCCAGTACTTTTATCAATGATAGCAATTTTAACATCATTGACAGGACATGCAAAATTAACATACACACAATTTCCATAAAGAAAAGCAGTAGCAGCAGATTGTCGTGCAGGAGTACGCGCAATGCCCTCATCAAAATCAGTATCATCTCCTTTTAATGGTATATCTTGTTTAGAAAACTTTGAAAAGTCATCAACGGGAGAAGTTTGAGAATAGATCTCTGTATTACAACATAAAGTTGCAAGAATGATAAAAAATAGAATTGCATTTTTCATATCTTATTTTTTTAATTTGTCGCAAAGTTCGAGCAAAATTCATTATAAAAATATTAGAGTGATATGTTAATGCATAAGAGTATAGGATATAACCGCTTAATAATCAATAAACTATCAAATTACTTCTGATGATTATTCCACTTTTTCCGTCAAATATTTCTCAATATTTCTTTGAGTCTAATTGTATGTTCCATATCCATTCTGCGCAATATAGACTTCTCTTTTTTATATACAGCATCTACACTGCAACCAAGGATTAGTGCTATTTCAGAGAATTTGAATCCAAGTTTTATGAGACAGCAAAATCTAATATCATTATCTACTAAAGCATCATATCGATCTACTAAACGTGTGGTGAAATCGAAAGATACCAAATCTATTTCTGATAATAGTTCCTCCCAATCTTCCTCTTCCAAATTCATTTTACCGGTAGAGTTTTTAGCATTTTCATCTTTTATATACAGTAATCGTTGATAGATAGAAGTGTCTTCTATTAATCTCTTAAACTTAATACCTTTCAGCTGTTTTATTTCTTCTTCCTTTTGCTCTAATAGCGCTTTCAAGTCACTAACAATACGCCTTTCCTCTTCCAAAAGTCCATTTAAGCAACTATTTATTTGTAGTTGTTTAATTCTATCACCTTCACTTTCTGCGCATGATTGTTCCAAAAGACTAATTTCATCACGTTTTTCCTGCAAAAGCTGTTCAAGTACACCTGTTTTTGTCTGGATATCTTGTTGATTTAGCAATGATAATTTAACTTTGTGTTGTCCTGTAAAGTGCCGCCAAACAATGCTGCTGATCGTAATCAATAAAACTATGGATAACAATAGTATATACAATCTATAACGAGACATGAAAGTCTCATATTGATATACGGACTGATGATAGAACATATCTTTTAATGTTGCAATAACCTTAGCAGGATATTCTTCCTTCATTGCAGAATCTTTATAAGCTATGTATGCATCTTCATATTGCAATGCCTCTGAATATCTTCCTTGTATTCTAGCCACATCAGCCAATCTCATATAAGCTCCATATTTTGTATAATAAGATTTGGATTGTACCGCTCTTTTTAAATAATAAGTGGCAGAATCATATTGTCCTTCTTTATAAAAGCTACTTCCGACTATCAAAAAAGAAGCGAAGTACTTCGCTGTATCGGATTCTATGATAAAAAAATTGTGTACAGTTTCTATCGCTTCTTCCGTCCTTCCCATATATTGATATAATGACGCTAGAGAATATAGCATTTTCTTTGCCAAAGGAGTGTTACCGCCAGAAGACAATATTGTTTGAGCTTTCAACAGTTTCCGTTCTGCCTCCAAATAGAAACCTTCTCCTCTTTCCATACAAATATCTGCTCTTTTGATGAGGCTTACTACCCATCTCAACGAATCTTTATGTTCACTCGCCATTCGTTCTGCTTGTTGATATACGGAATCGGCTTCTTCAAGCAATCCATGTGTATACAATAAGTGTCCCAAATTAGAATGTAATAAGCACAATAAATCATAATCTTGCGTTTTGTTTGCTATGGGCAATGCTTTCATAAATTCGCGCACAGTTCCAATTACATCTTTATTATCCTGATACACACGTCCCCAGTAATAATGTGCTTTCGCACACATCGATTCATCCTTTGAATTATCGTAATATTTCACAGCTATACGTATCAATGAATCATCAGTATGACGAATGTAATTTTTATCGTAGGCCTGAGTTAATAACAAAGCATATCTGGCTTGTGAAGCCGGTGTATATAAAGATTCCGGTGAAACAGAACCAAGAATCTGCAAAGCACTATCATAATATGATTTTCTAATCAATGTGTCTGCATAAGCCAAAATTTTATCCTGACTATTTGTCGGACGTGGAATACAAGAAATGAATCCAACACCCATAAGCAACAAAACATACAATATATTTTTCATAATCTCACCAAATGATACACCGTCCCCCTATTTGACTTTTTACAAGGAATATCCAATTTCTTCAGCGAACGGCCGAAGTGCCCTATTTTGCTGACCGACAGTTTATCGCGGGTTTTCTGCTGTAGATAATTGAATATCTCCATTGCGGTCAGCCATTCCCCTTCCCGTTCTTCTTCCGCCACCCGGAAATAGCAGTGGAAAAGCTGTTCGAGCGGACTGATCTGTTCAAAATCCCGGTTGGTTTCTTTCAGGATAGCTTCGTCCTCATCATTCAACCAGTAGCGCTCACCTTTATAAATGGCATCCATGGCTTGAGCATACAATTGCTTGTAGTTGATGGTGACATTCGTATCAATAGGTGCAGTCACTTCGATACAGATAAAACGGCGGCTACCACTGGGATCGGTAAGCAGTTCCATCTGATTACTGGTACCGATAAACGAAGCATAACGGCGCACCTCCTGAATGGTAGAACCGTAGGGTTTCCGCAAATTTGCCACAGGTTTCTGCAA
The nucleotide sequence above comes from Bacteroides intestinalis DSM 17393. Encoded proteins:
- a CDS encoding O-antigen ligase family protein; protein product: MKSKINYLISLLLGLLIIMSVAGIPVEVFNHPKTFAVFGMAGISLIISFLCFIAPQKDIKFSRLNIFCFLFLLLYVIDFLHLNTIWNIGYLCLLSLFIASHLLQQIHYIIIFKSLLGAAVLLTIWGYLQYFEYIPSNSEYFLITGPFHNPAVFAIMLSLLLSIALNSIILFYRSLMNHKFFLVFIITVVLFCIPLLILTYARAAYLALLASVLYCLYLKLRNNGKGRKIKLYYSAGVLLVILISIGMLYKLKPQSANGRFLVWKISCRMIHDKPLTGFGKGGFAANYLYYQADYMKSFASPEERRLAGSTHLAFNESLRITVEYGLIGLIIYSSFIIWILFLSTNRTTVCVLLKAFLAGIVVWGMFGYPDQVFSIQALWIIAIACYLNKNSGTTYEFSGTNRLLSKIVIIVICGTNCFLGMKLWNKRTSYHELYTCLDSQNFLSISQDSNIFVRLQEEMIDDINFAYLYWQLTKMRHQEIEFLRISDYLEKSFPTPGLLLMKGDYLKKKSCWKEAEEAYKLASDMMPSLQLPRGKLAFLYNETGRKEEAVAIAHEILTEDVKVYSFSTFDLHRDLRRIFEDELK
- a CDS encoding DUF3244 domain-containing protein, with product MKNAILFFIILATLCCNTEIYSQTSPVDDFSKFSKQDIPLKGDDTDFDEGIARTPARQSAATAFLYGNCVYVNFACPVNDVKIAIIDKSTGKYIYAENHNQPDIIIDINTKNKGEYQIMINSIYFFLWGEFSIDQ
- a CDS encoding tetratricopeptide repeat protein — translated: MKNILYVLLLMGVGFISCIPRPTNSQDKILAYADTLIRKSYYDSALQILGSVSPESLYTPASQARYALLLTQAYDKNYIRHTDDSLIRIAVKYYDNSKDESMCAKAHYYWGRVYQDNKDVIGTVREFMKALPIANKTQDYDLLCLLHSNLGHLLYTHGLLEEADSVYQQAERMASEHKDSLRWVVSLIKRADICMERGEGFYLEAERKLLKAQTILSSGGNTPLAKKMLYSLASLYQYMGRTEEAIETVHNFFIIESDTAKYFASFLIVGSSFYKEGQYDSATYYLKRAVQSKSYYTKYGAYMRLADVARIQGRYSEALQYEDAYIAYKDSAMKEEYPAKVIATLKDMFYHQSVYQYETFMSRYRLYILLLSIVLLITISSIVWRHFTGQHKVKLSLLNQQDIQTKTGVLEQLLQEKRDEISLLEQSCAESEGDRIKQLQINSCLNGLLEEERRIVSDLKALLEQKEEEIKQLKGIKFKRLIEDTSIYQRLLYIKDENAKNSTGKMNLEEEDWEELLSEIDLVSFDFTTRLVDRYDALVDNDIRFCCLIKLGFKFSEIALILGCSVDAVYKKEKSILRRMDMEHTIRLKEILRNI